The nucleotide sequence TCTAGTTGACCTCTGCTTTTCCTCCTTAGGTCTGCTAGATGAGGAGCGGCTGGCGAGCGCCCATCAGGCGGAGAGCTTCACCCGGCAGATCCAGAGGCTGCAAGGtggagggttagggttagggattaggttctgacccggttctgaccgtGTGGACGCTGCCTGACTGGTTTTGGCTCTGACTGGCTGAGTcttgtctctctctgtttggTTGTTGCAGCTCAGCTTCGGTCGGCGGAGGAGGACATGAGCagcctggaggaggagaaggagagcgAGCTGGTGGAGGTCCAGCAGGAGCTGCACTCGGCTCAAGAGGAGGTGCTGGTGCTGCAGCAGGCGGCCGAGGAGGCGGCGGCAGAGAGGGAGAACGACATCGCCTCCCTGCAGGAGGAGCTCTGCCGCCTGCGGGTGGAGCTGCAGCGCCTGCACGCCACGGTGGACGAGTACGAGCTGGAGGTCACCTCGCTGAGAGCCGAGCTGAGCATGAAGAGCCGCCGCACAGCCCGGTCAGGTAACCTAGCAACGCAGCCTCATGTCTGGACCAGTCAGGAATCTGCTGATTGATGGGCGGTGGTGTGTTCAGGTGATGTGACTCAGCTGCAGGAAGAGTTCATTTCTCTGACCAGTGAGCGTCAGACTCTGAGCAGCAACAACACGGAGTTGATCAACAAgttgcagcaacagcagcagcagcagcaacgaGACATGTGAGTGGTTCCGGTCCAGTGTTCAGCACTAAGACTGAAACattgctgctggttctggtagTGGTGAAGGACTGGATCAGCTGAATGTTCTCACACTTCTTCCTGGTTGTCTCAGGTGCGGCGACTCGTACCTGGAAGTCAGAGCTGAGGGCCAAACTGAGGACGACGATCAGCTAAAGGCGGATTCCTACATCACTCTGTCCCAGTCCAGACCCGAACTGCAGAGTCTGGACTCGTCAGCAGTCCAGGATGAAATCAGGACCTTGAAGGTCCAGCTGAGAATGGCAGAGGAGTTGGCTCTCAAGGTCCAGCTGGAGGTATCGGGTTTAGCTGCCATTGCTTCCTGCTCTCTGGTTTTCAGTAGATTCTTATAAACGTTTGCTATTTTCGGGATCGACTGGTTGCTTTTTATCCGGTGGTTAAACTCAGTTGTAAGTTATGGTGTCATTAATACCAGCCTGCCACTGCTGTCTGATGAACACCAGGTGTGGATGTTCCCTGTGTCAGTGTGAAGGTCTGaagaaggagctggaggagctgcagcagctgcatgaAGGCAGCCAGCGGGAGCgagcagctctgcagctgcagctgcagagctgcaaggcggagctgcaggagctgctgggaCAAAAGTTGCAGGTAAGAGGTCAGAAGGTCAGTGGGAGCTGGGTGGGTGGTCCTGCTTTGAAAGTCAGACAGCTCAGGGTTTCTGAAGTAGTCAGTGAGGAACACAAGGTTCCCTCCAAGGTAAGAACAAAGATCTGCTAGGTGAGACCTCAGATGCCTCTAGAGTCCAGCCCTCTGTTGCCATGACTACTGTccatgtgtgtgcatgctggCTGATAACTCTGCAGCAGACCTTTAAACTTTTAGTTGCAAGCTATTTGTTTTCTCCATGTGCCTGCTAAACTGACTGATGCAGACCGTCTCCATGTTGACGAGGAGCCTGGGGTCACGTTGGTGACTGTAGCTGAACCTCATCTGAGCTGGAGCTGGGACGAACTTTGACCTGGAAACATCCAACACTCGCCAGGAGTTCAGCTGCCTCAAGAGGCTGCAGTATTAAAACTGAAGTTGGTTTGAACTTGAACCGAAAAGGTTTTATGGTTACAGAGAGGGGGTCACATGACCCAAAAGTTGAGTTTGGGGATTGAAGTAAGCAACAGATCAAACCAGCAGCCTCCCAGCTGAAAGGGGACCTGAGTACGGCCACCGCCTGTTTCACCAGATCTGATAGAaactcagtttgttttgtttatgagACAGATGTTCCTGCTGCTTCATCAGGAGATCCATTCATTCAGACTAGATCTGACTGAAGCAGACACGTCATTTCTTTAGTCAATTTAGAACTAAAATGACTTTTGAGCTTGAAACTGTGATCTTTGACCCATCGTAGGGTCCAGACCTAATCCTGCGCAGCACCAGCTGGTCTGGCTGACCACAGTGAGATGTTCATGGCTTCAGGAACTTGACCAGGTTCTACTGACACCCAACTGTAGTGGGACTCTTAAAAACAGTTCACTGAGCAGGTTGAGACCAATctctgaatttaaattaaatgtgaacactgtggtgctgtggtggcgcaggggcttGGCACGATccacgtattgaggccttagtcctcatggcggtggtcacaggttcgattcccggcctggtgacatttgccccATGTCTTCATTACCCTATTTCCTGTCAAActgctttcaaataaaggccactagagccaaaacaaaaaatgtgaacacaTATGATCTTCCTCTCTGAAGGTCTTGGGTGAAGAATCTGCATCAAAGTGAAACTGTTATTGGAACAGAAGTGGTTTGCAGGGCAGACGGAGCGCGGCGGAGCGCGTGACCCATGTTGGGAGGCCGTCAGGAGTTCGAGTCCCGACCCGGTGACCCTTATCTCATGTCTTCCCCTGTATCtcaaccctctttcctgtcaatctacagtggaaaaaaaggccaataaatccaaacataataacagaaataaaacaattctgtgGCCCTAAATACCAATCATTGCCTGAGAGATTTGAATGTTCATGAGAGTTCAGTCACGCTGCTTTTCTGTTGTGGTGGATCAGGATCCCGAGGGCAACCATCCACTCCATCGTTTTAGTCTGAAAGCTGGTCTGGTTCCTTCCTGATGTTGAGCCGCCACAGTGGTACGGTCACAGAAACAACATCATTACCTTCACAGTGAACAGATTGGGGGTGTCTCCGTTTGGGGTGGACATTTCAACGTTTCATGACTGACAGTCGGGCCTTCACTCGTCTTTGGTTCTCATCTTGGTGTGTAGGTTGAAGTTTTTGCCTCTGGTGGAACTTCACTTGTCTCATCTTGTTGACCACAGTGCATATATTCACATCATTTGATATAAAAGACattgcaacagttttttttacctACTCTTGAGAATCTGAACTTATAACTTGAGGAAAACTTTGTGTAAGACCTTTTACATTTGTGATTCTCACATTGGAGCCTCAGGATCCCAGATTTCTTAGTCCTGTTTCCAGGGCTGCTATTGGACAGTACTTCATCGGCTCTAATGCTAACCCCTGGTAGCGAGGTACCTGCCCTGGGTTGTTCCTCATGACAGACGGTTGTAAGTTCAAACAGGAAGGGATTCTATCCCTACAGCCTCCCAGTTCTAGCATTTGAACATGTAGCTGTAATTTAATGTCTTTGGCTCCCCCTGCAGGTAAAACACGAAGCTGAACAAAAGCAAATGTCAGATTCTTGGTGTTGGACCTGCTCTTTGTTTGGTTTGGGAGTTTTAGATAGCAACTTCTTTCCACCTTCATCCTTCTTTATTGAAGTGTTCCCTAACTTAGTTCTAACTCTGTGGCTCATGGTGGGTAAACCAGTCCATCCATGACCCCACTGTGACCCTACAGATGCTCCTTAGACCATCACAGTGACATAACGTTGGCATGTTGGCTCAGCATTTTGCCTCTGAGCGTGCTTCAGTTGTCTCTTGTCCATCTGTTTGTCTGCATGTGTTCGACTGAGCATCGTCAGATCTGTTTAATAGGAATTTTATACTGTTAACTATAAAATTCTGTTATGCTCGACCTACCagtctttaaatctctgttcatccagtcacattttatttactccCTGTCGATATTCTCCCTGTCACACCTTCTCACGTTAGTACTTagattattttctgcttttattttctcctctcccctcctccctctaCACCCCACCCTGTCTTCTTCCCAGAACTGCACCCGTCCTTCAGAGCCCCCCGTTCTCTCCATCCCCTTCATAGGATTGATTGTTATAGTGGCGTTGATTTGGTGCTGGTGGGAGGAGCTGGCGTCCTAAGGGACCAGGTATGGCCATGGCTTTGCTTCTTTCTGCAGCCAAGAATGGCTGATAAACGAGAACCTGCTCAGAGCACCTTAGTGCAGCTAGTGGAGATGAAACCTGATGCTCCTGATCTGTGTGTCATTCAGACATGCTCAGCACTGATATCATGAGAAATGAGTGAATAAATGTCGCCAGAAAGAAGAACACTGTCTCGTCTCCAGTGGAAAGCCATGTTTCCAGTCAGTTAAAGGATAGAAGAGCAAAGATGACATCCATTAAACTGAAGTTTGCAATCTGATGTTACCTTTTCGTAAAACGGGTTTGGAGGCAGTTTACAGTTTCACCATCATCAACTTTAGTTGGGTATGGCTGACTTCACTGTGGACAGAGACCCACAGCCACATGGAGCATCAAGAACAGAGTGAGCTCTTTACTCTGGCTGAGACATTATAAGGAGGTTCTAGTGGTTTTATATCATGATGTCATCATTTCTGGATGGAGCTCAGTATGCAGAggtgtgacatcatcatcttTAGCCCTTCAAACACGTCCTTCTCTGCAGAGGACAATGGTTCACATGAACTGGATGTTCTGTTCATCTGACTAAGATGGATCTACACCAGGAGGTAGATCCAGAACTTTCTAGAGGAGCTTCTGACCTCTAAAGCTCTGGTGAACTGACCTCACTGGGTTCATGTTGAGGTTACAACACCGTCGTGACTGTGGCTCCATGTTGGTGAAGCTTCTGTCAGGACTTTGAACTGGTTGTGGTCCAGTTGTGAGAGCAGAAGGCAGAATCATAGCAGGATCCACCAAATTAGACCAGCATGTAGACTGTCAGAGATTCTTGGCAGTCTACAtgctccccctgctggtcatTGGAAAGAATGTCATCTTAGGACATTTTAAGGCTGCATTGGTTCCATTGGTTTTCAGACTGTAACCCTGTAGCTGTCATGATGGCGCCAGTGTCCTCATGTGCCCTTTGGATAAGGTTAAAGTGTTTTGGGGTGGCAGTTAAGGGGTTAAAGGTGCAAACCTCCTCTGGATGACTTATGATGGAAAGTTTACAGTCTGAAAAATGGTTATTCTGGGAAATTGTTTGCTAAGATTGAAGAGATGAACTAATAATCCATCAATGCACCTTTCATTTAAAGataaggcaaaataaaataaaactgcctaatcttttgttttggtgATTTTGAACATGATTTATTCCCCTCCCCCGTCATCAGGCCTCTGACAGCATGAAGACAGTTTTTGGTTGAGCTTTCAGATGTTCAACCCTGCCGTCTTCAGTGGTTGTGGTCATGACCTCCAGATGTGTGATTGGTTGTTGGCTGCGGTCAGGAGCGTGAAGTGATGGTGATCCTCCTTCACAGATGCTTCTAACATgactctctttttttgtttccagaaaaGCGACTCTGAAGGCTGGAACATGGCGGTGGCGGCGGTCGCTGTGGCGGCCATTTTGGTTCTGGTTGTCCCCAGTTTTACCAGGGCCTGAGGTCtaacaggaagtgacctcaTGGCATGCTGTAGGAACCCGATGGCTTGCTCTCATCCATCCTTGATGTCTCCATGATGCAACACTGCACAGACGTCAACCAGTCGGTTGTTCCTGCAGGTCAGCAGGTCACTCAGCTCTGGGCTTTGCAGATCCACCACCATGATCCACTTTTATTCCACAGCTGGCGTTAGAGCAGCGTGTTAGATGTGTGAACTGACTGAGAACTCCTGCAGAAAAATATCATGATGTTAGAACGGTGGGACgcctttgaaaatgtaattaattagaggctttttaaaatagtcatgattttatcaaaaactaaatctgacaCAAGAAGCAAAGTTTCAAAGTTTATCGGTTAACGTGAAGCTTGTCTGATGACCGACTGAGTGCAAACTGGAAGGTTGAGGTAAATGTCAGCTGAGCGGAAAACGTTCCCGTCCTCAAACACGCATCAGAACTTCAACCAAACTCTTCCTATAATTTTAAACaatcatttaataataataacttgaACTATAATGACatgcagatttttcacagaaaacttgctaaggtTGGTTGTTTAAATGTCAAGTTTCAGGTcaaacttttcctctttctgcagaTTGAATTCCTCCAGAAAGCATCAAACCCAGATGTTGTCAAATGTTCTCCTCTCCCTCCAGTTAGTTCATCCCAAAGAAGAGCAACCTGTCCACACGTTGGCAACTTTCTGGAAACTCTCATGTTTCAATCTTCTGCAAATTGCAAATCAAGCCAACAGTTCTCTCCAGCATCCACCAGGGGGCGGTGcaacttcctctgctgccgtGTTTGCTGGAGAAGAAtcttctgtttggttctgattggttctgatggGAAGTGTTTAGGCGCTGAATCCATCGGTGATGTGAGGGAAAGTCTTTCCGCTGAGCATCAGAGCCGATAAATGAATGATTTCTTACTGACATTCCAGACACATCACTTGTATTTAGCTCTTTATTATCTCTTCCTGAACTAAAGTAACACTTTGCACATACTGAGAAGAGACAACTAGAAACTGTAGCGAGGAGAACTTTAACGTTTCCTTCATCCTTTGACTCTGCTGCAGTTTGCTTGAtacttcttgtgtttttatctaATGACTGATGTTATTGACCAGCAAGAAAAGATCTGATGCAGTCAgctttattttctcaaagtgacaaaacttacatttctgtttgtagTCGTGCAGCAGCCAATGTAGCAGTGAACCGTGGAGCTTATTTAACTGATTACACTGTGGTAATaccaaagttgctttaaaagttctGATATTTTAGCACAGATTTGTGTAAGAGACTGTTCACAGGATTCAGTTCAATaaagctttgtttattttgatgatggAGGAAAACTGGCTGGAAAAGTAGCTCTGATTTAATTCAGCTccaaaataatcatttaaatgaaatgaaatgcacaCTACAgaagtccaacagaaccagagcagaacccgGTTCTTAATCGACTTGTTGAACCTCTGCTGGTCccggtcctggttctgctcCTGGTCCTAGTCCAGATGAACACTGGGGGTTCTATAATCCTCTGCTGTGATGGAAGCTGTGATGGAAGCAgggtttgacctttgacctttctcCTGAACTCTTGTTGGCAGTCAGGATGATTGTCCACCAGCTTTGATCCTCCTGACAGCTGCAGAGTAATCTGAGTATTTCTGGAGATGACAGGAGTCGGACTGCTGGACCTTCATGATGTAGGTCGTCATGGCAACAGGCCTACAGTCGTTGAGCGCAGAATAAGGCGGGATGTCTTCCACAACACTGGAACAATCCATCCATCTGATGTTCCTTCCTGATTGTCTCATTTGGTTcctctgcagctgttctgtgtcGTCCGTCTCGTCCCTAAAGGCTCTTTGGTTCCTTCTGGCCCCTGCTGACCCAGGGTTTGTTATTCTCCCTGCTCTGGTGGCGATGCTGCCGTCCACACAGAGGTTCATATCAGTCATGTCGTCTCCATGAGGCTGGCAGAGAGCGATCCGATCAGTAGCCTCAAAACAAGCCAGCAGGGTTTCTTCAGCTTCCTGTGATTGTCTTCTTTAGAGGTAGCCCCTGAACAACGGCTTTATACTCCcagcagagaaaaataacattgtgatcttctgatttttaaaggGGAGGTTTTCCAGTGTGGATGTTTGCAAACCTGACATTCACAACAAATCCAGAATTTGTTGctgaggaaacattttgttttatataagaGCTGATTGAGCATTAAAATGTTGGAATGTAGCGAAGAGTGAGACCAAATTTAGATCAACAGATATTGTCACAAACACGTTGGTGTTGTGTCTGTAGCTAAGCAACAACTGAACTGACGACttcatttgcagctgatggtgGAACAGAAACAGCTGCAAAGTAACACTGATGAAAACTGTCCTGGTTCATAATATGGATAAAAACTCTGCTAGCAGTTCAGAATATGATGAGAGAATAGTTTCCATGTCCTGCACCGTATGTGAAACTAACATCCCAGTTCAGACGGGATGAATGAGGAAAACTTTCCCTGTTGTAAAATGTTGATTctctttcagcagcagctgcacaatGATGTCAGTAGAAATCCTGGATTTAATGAAGAAAACCAGCTCAGAATGACAGAAGATGTTTATTTGttcagttatttgttttttaaaacatgaggCGACATCTCAATGTTCCCCACATTCAgaaatcatttcaaataaattctaATATGATTTAATGTAgtgcataaaaatgttgcagGGTTCTTTAGCTATTAGAATAATCCACACTTACTGGATGGAAAACCCAAAATGAAGCTTGGCTGCTTTTCCAGACACAAACATCCAGATTAGATTTTCTCTGtaggttttaacattttgtcaggttCTCGTCTGTTTTTCCGTATTTCTGTAAGTTTATGATTGTATTTGACTGGAGACCAAAATATATAGAGAGTAAAATGAAACGGGTCCTGATCGGTGGAGACGTAGTGCCTTGGatcaagaaggttctgggttcatcTGAACTGGATGTGTCTGGTTATCGGACCCGCCAGGATGAGCGAGAGAACCGAACCTTTCATGAACCAGCTGTAAAGATATCTAGAAAACTGAACGTCTGAAAAGCTGCAGGAAAAGTGAAGATCTGCTGAAtgggagcagctggaggtgaaCCGGGTCACAGAACCGGGTCACTGCAGCTTTTCTAGACTTTCTGTAAAATTCCTGGCATGTCGGCCAGCAGAGACCAACATGAACATTTGACAAACGGTgtaatttcttcagtttttgacaGAAGAGTCTGACGGTGAAATAAACTCAGACCTGCACACCAACGTTGCCGTAACTttcaagttttagttttttgaggTTTCCAATTTGTTGGGATTATTTTGAGTTGTGTctctggaggtcaaaggtcaacagtCTAGAAGGAATGAGCTGTAGTTGTTTGTCATTCTGCATGCGACGCTACGAACATTAATAACCTGCATGGTTCTGATCCGGAAGTTCAGCTCAGATGTTTGTTCTGTAattttctgcacaaataaaaatgttttatgtctcAAAGCAGAACTGAAAGTTTTCACACAATCATCATTTTAATGGCCAGATTGTACAACAATaaagagtatttttattttattttattctaaatataCTAATAGTAAAGGTATTAGAAATTACAAAGtattataaattattacagcttttaaaaaagacaaactaaaacTAGGTGGGAATTTTTgtctaaatacttttttcagaataaaagactttattttccatgagtttttttctgctgaataTCTGGAAGCTTCAGATTTGAATCAGGAAACTTGAATTATGAATGATTGTTGGACACAGGAGCAGGAGCAGCGTCTCCACCGGAAGTCCAGAaatccacttcctgttctccATCACATGCGTTTTCCTCGGTCTTTAAATCTTTCATTCCTGTCAAAACAATCAAACTGTCAGGatctttagttattttatttttgatcatttgttttgctttagttATTCTTTTTGATGATATTGGTGAGTTGTTACTTATTTTAGGTATTTATTTTGTGGTTGTTGGGTTAATTTAGTTTAGTAACACGTGGAGCCAGCAGGGGTCGCTCCTCCACACCGTGAGCTCCCAGAAGAGGGAAGCTGTCCGGCTGCTGACCAGGTGTGTTGGTCACGCGTTGTGACTTGACCAGGGCCACACTTCATGTTTTGAGCTGATGATTTCTCTACCTGGGCGCTGCAGGTAGAGTTTGGATACTTTTTACTGGATTGaattgaaaagtttttatttcatggatTTAATAGGCGTTtggtaattttagtttttttgttgttgttcttttacagtttggttttatttttccattgttttttcATTGATGTTTATAGTTTTTGCAAATACACATCCTCTTTTGTAGTAATAAATATTGTCCCTTTTATACTGGTTGTTCCTACTATAAGTGGCTGTAAGTTTCCTTTGTCGCTAATCGAGCCGTTTGTTCCAGAATCCCTGATCGATCCCTGATCGACTGATTGACGCCTCTGGATTCTTCAGTTGGTTCAAATTGTTCGCTGCCTTCTggtttttaatattgttttcatgAAATATTCATCAGGAACTCGCCGCGTTGAACTAGGAATCAGAGTGACGTGTCGCATCACTGGCAGGAATTAAAGGTAATCAGGAATAATCAATATTccattgattatgtttcaaaagcaaataACCAGCTGcttttagtctggatttaaaggaagtcggggtttcggctgtttttcagctttctggaagtttgttccagatctgtggtgcatagaagctgaatgctgcttcattttggttcactgtaaaacatttgatccagatttagttgtgtctactgtcttctactctttaagtcaaagTTAGCAAGTTTTAGATTTCGAGCCTGAATTTGAGTCTGAAAgatacaataataaataaacttttattcattttgtcaaataaactcatttttaccttaacacaaaaaaaacggaagagtgggaactatttcccagaatgcttagcagcatgtttttgtatcctgagaCGGAAGAGCttatgaatataaatgtttatttgaaagcCTGATTAGAATGTTGTgctcattaaatgttttgagcagaattcattgtgattaataaaaatcagatcagaaatgttgtcatttgaaacaataattttaattataataaagtaaaataattatttgaacttGATATTTGAACCCTTTAGCTCgggtcagttttttttctggcatattgtaaaatgattattttgtttaatttgcagCACTAGGTtgaaactcacaattcaagattaataaACTTAACATTTAGACAACCTGACAATTAAATctacttcatgaactttaatttctgagttaaaaccaaaacaattttcttgttttaaatcgtttttcaaggcagcaggtgaacgttcattttcaacttaaaccaacttcaaatgttttaaagtgttgaTCCAGCAGCTGATCTTTAATCCGTTCATAAACAGCAGCAGGATTTACAACCAGGTGGTGAAGATCTGGTGTGGAACAGGGTGATATAGAACTGGGTGGTGCAGACGTAGACATgctataagagtagaccccgcattggctgctccggcgcaggaaatacggcggccatcttggagaggtcgtccctcctactttgctcaaccaaaacagcagaagatgcctcagcactgaggatattgttgttctgatcgatggactattgatgtgaggctccacagacaacatttcacaagtaagatggacatattactgtgtatatattgtgattataatattactttactgtatttatgtccaccggctaatagataccagctaatattagctacagtgtttggtgtaatacgggttcagccgctatgaaggataactgagattctgtaaatctaaaataattattattctctaacattgacttagattatctgacacaagagtctatattagaaatgaaacaatgtaacacattataaaacttatattatgtgttataacattcatttacacaggtggtaaagactattatttatatgtaattctttcactagtaagatacatcccaaatcttccgtttttgttttgaaggtttcctaaagacacgatgtgaggaagaagagggagaatctataaagagagacggattcactgcaggatgaatctcacatcagAGTTtagactcaatctcagctgctgaatctctgaacaTAGAATTCATCAGCtggaaaacataaatctgtatgtacatacatacatataaacatgtatccaatacatattattcagtattaatcattatttatttgtgtttgtatagttatataaatatgtattgatattactaaataatttattaaattatgaatggctgtgtgctttgtaatctgctcatcatacatcaatatcagaatattccattcctattctattgttatagccactaagtatatttaaatatacttaactatgtattaaaaacatattaaataatacaattgtttataaatgtagctttgatagatgattgaatatggtttccagtaacaaaaaagcgtgttatgatcgattaaatgYgctgatacgtcattgtgctgctaaacacRtaacgctgagtggagtggtggaccgctccaagatggccgcccgctccaagatggccgccctaaatctcgtcagcgacaataggcgagagcggccatgagggtctgttatattatgtctatggttgtAGATCTGGGTGATATAGATCTGGTGTATCTCTATcatcctggttttagtcagaactccagcagcagcttctggaccGGCTGCCGGTTCTGGCGGAATCGGGTATCAGACTAATAGTGAATGTTTCGACCAATCATGGACCTCCGTTAACACGTCTATTTGGGTCGGTTCTGGAGAAATGGGTCCAGTCGGATAAACATCTCTGGgccacagaggaggaggagacacGGCAAGCCGCCCTTTTGGATCGGAACATCCTGAGGCGGTTCTGTTGGTACTGACGCTTGACGTGACCTGAATCTGTCGGACCGACGccaacagaaccgggtcggaGGGAGCAGGTTACtactggaggagaggaagactgCGGAccgagaggaggaaggagagattCTGCAGggacctcctcctcttcctcctcctcctcttcctcctcttcctcctcctcctcctcctcctcctccttcacgGCGCGGAGTGGAGAGGCGTGACGCGCCCGAACCGCATCTCCGGGATGGCAGGTAGGTCCGGCTGCTGGCTCAGGTTTTAAGCATGCTGTGGTGCTGatggttcggttcggttcggttcggttcggatCCCTGGGCTGATCTGCGTCGCCAGAGCTCGGTGTCTTTAAGCGGTGTCAGCTGCGGCTCTGCCCGCCGCGAAGCCTTCAGCCTCGGATGCAGAAGGGAGGAGACTCCGGTTCCGGAACCGTCAGAAATCTGGACCCTGGTGTTCTGCAGTGACCGGATGGATGCGATTGGACTCATAACTGGGTCAATGTGAGAGGAGACCGAACCGTCAGAGGTGTGAGGAGCCGGGCCTCAGACATCAGATACGGGCCGGTACCGAACCCTGATCAATCAGCAGATTTGAAATCCTGGACAGAACCTTTCAGGTCCAAATTGATGAAAGTAAAAATCAGGAGCTGCTTCATAACGAAACCACCAGAGAGCCAATGGACCCGAACCGGTCCAGATTCCCAGAGACTGAAATTCCAGTTGGTTCGTTTTGAATCTGATTTTTGTGTaacttgttaaaatgttaacttgaCGCCTTTTGGACCTTCAGAGAAGCAGAACTTTGGCCCGGTTCACCAGGTCCAGATATCCtctcactggccactttattaggcacACCTGATTGGAGAAACGTCTGCTCCT is from Poecilia reticulata strain Guanapo unplaced genomic scaffold, Guppy_female_1.0+MT scaffold_125, whole genome shotgun sequence and encodes:
- the LOC103459829 gene encoding coiled-coil domain-containing protein 136 isoform X2; protein product: MDGFRLPPVIEEVLDPSDELCELKEDKPSRLADTLTAKERESMEEKEEPEGDGEKGQQEDEMEVKERESEDDDQGEEEELEELRAQVLQLLLELDETREVSQRHEESFMEMQGLLDEERLASAHQAESFTRQIQRLQAQLRSAEEDMSSLEEEKESELVEVQQELHSAQEEVLVLQQAAEEAAAERENDIASLQEELCRLRVELQRLHATVDEYELEVTSLRAELSMKSRRTARSGDVTQLQEEFISLTSERQTLSSNNTELINKLQQQQQQQQRDMCGDSYLEVRAEGQTEDDDQLKADSYITLSQSRPELQSLDSSAVQDEIRTLKVQLRMAEELALKVQLECEGLKKELEELQQLHEGSQRERAALQLQLQSCKAELQELLGQKLQKSDSEGWNMAVAAVAVAAILVLVVPSFTRA
- the LOC103459829 gene encoding coiled-coil domain-containing protein 136 isoform X1 — encoded protein: MDGFRLPPVIEEVLDPSDELCELKEDKPSRLADTLTAKERESMEEKEEPEGDGEKGQQEDEMEVKERESEDDDQGEEEELEELRAQVLQLLLELDETREVSQRHEESFMEMQGLLDEERLASAHQAESFTRQIQRLQAQLRSAEEDMSSLEEEKESELVEVQQELHSAQEEVLVLQQAAEEAAAERENDIASLQEELCRLRVELQRLHATVDEYELEVTSLRAELSMKSRRTARSGDVTQLQEEFISLTSERQTLSSNNTELINKLQQQQQQQQRDMCGDSYLEVRAEGQTEDDDQLKADSYITLSQSRPELQSLDSSAVQDEIRTLKVQLRMAEELALKVQLECEGLKKELEELQQLHEGSQRERAALQLQLQSCKAELQELLGQKLQNCTRPSEPPVLSIPFIGLIVIVALIWCWWEELAS